The Trichocoleus sp. FACHB-46 genome has a segment encoding these proteins:
- a CDS encoding amino acid ABC transporter ATP-binding protein yields MDSTTPAILFEQVEKSFGDLKVLQGVSGAVQPGEVVAVIGPSGCGKSTLLRCFNRLETINSGRLLVNGMDLSAPRLKMHQLRHLRSQVGMVFQQFNLFPHLSVLENLTLAPQKALGKSRPESIELAQTYLAKVGLAHKATAYPDQLSGGQKQRVAIARSLCMNPKIILFDEPTSALDPELVGEVLQVMQQLAEDGMTMIVVTHEMQFAREVAHRVLFLHQGQIEETGAAREVLTQPQSDRLRAFLSRMGRGE; encoded by the coding sequence ATGGACAGCACAACCCCAGCTATCTTGTTCGAGCAGGTAGAAAAAAGCTTTGGTGACTTAAAAGTTTTACAGGGAGTCAGCGGTGCCGTCCAGCCAGGAGAAGTCGTTGCCGTGATTGGCCCCTCTGGGTGTGGCAAAAGCACTCTACTCCGCTGCTTCAACCGTCTCGAAACCATCAATAGTGGGCGCTTACTCGTCAACGGCATGGATCTATCAGCACCCCGACTGAAAATGCACCAATTGCGCCACCTGCGATCGCAAGTCGGCATGGTCTTCCAACAGTTCAACCTGTTCCCTCACCTCAGCGTCCTCGAAAACCTCACCCTTGCTCCCCAAAAAGCCCTCGGCAAATCTCGCCCAGAGAGCATAGAACTCGCCCAGACCTACTTAGCCAAAGTTGGTTTAGCCCACAAAGCCACCGCCTACCCAGACCAACTCTCCGGCGGCCAAAAACAGCGAGTTGCGATTGCCCGTAGCCTCTGTATGAACCCCAAAATCATCCTCTTCGACGAACCCACCAGCGCCCTCGACCCCGAACTCGTCGGCGAAGTCCTCCAAGTCATGCAACAACTTGCCGAAGACGGCATGACCATGATCGTCGTCACCCACGAAATGCAATTCGCCCGCGAAGTCGCTCACCGCGTCCTCTTCCTCCACCAAGGCCAAATCGAAGAAACCGGCGCTGCCCGAGAGGTGCTAACTCAACCACAGAGCGATCGCCTGAGAGCCTTCTTGAGCCGAATGGGACGAGGAGAGTGA
- a CDS encoding mechanosensitive ion channel family protein, translated as MSALVQEVRSSLLNLIGQAVEAFPGLVLALIVLLLTRYAANVLQNLTAATMGRMVRSPSLRSLLMQMSYVATWVVGVVVASVMAFPDLGVGDIIGLLGLSSVAIGFAFQDIFKNFLAGVLLLLNEPFRLNDQIIVNDFEGTVEEITIRSTQIRTYQGERVVIPNSIVFTSPIQVLTAMPHRRTDLAIGVDYNTPLPQTIQTLLQTVNQIDGVLVKPAAEVDIVGFGESSIDLMVRYWTLPPKATVRRTQTNVMIALKAACDRDGISIPYPIRTVYFYDQQQSKAASVDGLSNSAIEAKRSDARRS; from the coding sequence ATGAGTGCGCTAGTTCAAGAAGTTCGCTCCAGTTTATTGAATCTTATCGGTCAGGCAGTGGAGGCATTTCCAGGGCTGGTTCTGGCTCTGATTGTGCTCTTGTTAACTCGCTATGCTGCCAACGTGTTGCAAAACCTCACGGCTGCCACAATGGGGCGCATGGTACGGAGCCCATCTCTGCGATCGCTGCTGATGCAAATGAGCTATGTCGCCACTTGGGTGGTGGGAGTGGTGGTCGCCAGTGTGATGGCGTTTCCCGATTTAGGCGTGGGCGACATTATTGGCTTGTTGGGGTTAAGCTCAGTTGCGATCGGCTTTGCCTTTCAAGACATCTTCAAGAATTTTCTGGCGGGCGTCTTGCTGTTGCTAAATGAACCCTTCCGCCTCAATGACCAGATCATCGTGAACGACTTTGAAGGCACTGTAGAAGAAATCACGATTCGCTCCACTCAAATTCGTACTTATCAAGGCGAGCGGGTCGTAATTCCCAACTCGATTGTCTTTACCAGCCCGATCCAAGTTTTGACTGCAATGCCCCACCGCCGCACTGATCTAGCCATTGGGGTTGATTACAATACCCCTTTGCCCCAAACAATTCAAACTTTGCTACAGACGGTGAACCAAATAGACGGAGTATTAGTCAAGCCAGCGGCAGAAGTAGATATTGTGGGCTTTGGTGAAAGTTCCATTGACTTGATGGTGCGTTATTGGACGCTGCCACCGAAAGCAACCGTCCGTCGGACCCAAACAAACGTGATGATTGCCTTGAAAGCAGCTTGCGATCGCGACGGTATCTCCATTCCTTATCCAATTCGTACCGTTTACTTTTACGACCAGCAGCAGTCTAAAGCAGCGTCAGTCGATGGCTTATCTAACTCGGCGATAGAGGCTAAACGCAGCGATGCTCGGCGCAGCTAA
- a CDS encoding 4-hydroxy-3-methylbut-2-enyl diphosphate reductase has translation MDTKAFKRSLNSSENYHRKGFGHEAEVASLLESEYQSGLIQLIRDNNYTLQRGDVKIRLAEAFGFCWGVERAVAMAYETRQHFPTERIWITNEIIHNPSVNQRLREMQVEFIEVNQGQKDFSGVGQGDVVILPAFGASVQEMQLLNERGCTIVDTTCPWVSKVWNTVEKHKKGTYTSIIHGKYNHEETIATSSFAGVYLVVLNLAEAEYVSNYILHGGDREEFLAKFRKACSEGFDPDKDLERIGIANQTTMLKGETEQIGKMFEHTMLKKYGPAELNQHFLSFNTICDATQERQDAMFKLVDEQVDLMMVIGGYNSSNTTHLQEIAVARGIPSYHIDCVERILSRDRIEHKPLHQEIEVAEGWLPDGPLVIGVTSGASTPDKVVEDVIERIFSLKASVAVS, from the coding sequence ATGGATACTAAAGCCTTCAAACGATCACTCAACAGTTCTGAGAATTATCATCGCAAGGGGTTCGGGCATGAAGCCGAAGTTGCCAGCCTTTTGGAGTCGGAATACCAGAGCGGTTTGATTCAGCTAATCCGAGACAACAACTATACGCTACAGCGTGGTGATGTAAAGATTCGACTGGCAGAGGCGTTTGGCTTTTGTTGGGGAGTAGAGCGAGCGGTGGCAATGGCTTATGAAACCCGCCAGCACTTCCCCACCGAACGGATTTGGATTACGAACGAAATTATTCATAACCCTTCAGTGAATCAACGTCTGCGGGAAATGCAGGTGGAGTTTATTGAAGTCAATCAGGGGCAAAAAGATTTTTCTGGCGTGGGGCAAGGCGATGTGGTGATTTTGCCTGCGTTTGGGGCCAGTGTGCAGGAAATGCAATTGCTGAACGAGCGAGGCTGCACCATTGTGGACACGACTTGTCCTTGGGTGTCGAAGGTGTGGAACACGGTGGAGAAGCACAAGAAAGGCACCTACACCTCGATTATTCATGGCAAATACAACCATGAGGAGACGATCGCAACGAGTTCGTTTGCAGGTGTCTACTTGGTCGTGCTGAACTTGGCTGAGGCTGAGTATGTGAGCAATTACATCTTGCATGGCGGCGATCGCGAGGAGTTTTTAGCGAAGTTCCGCAAGGCTTGTTCGGAGGGCTTTGATCCAGACAAGGATTTGGAGCGGATTGGTATTGCCAACCAAACGACGATGCTCAAGGGTGAAACTGAGCAGATTGGCAAGATGTTTGAGCATACGATGCTGAAGAAGTATGGCCCTGCGGAATTAAATCAGCATTTCCTCAGCTTCAATACCATCTGTGACGCGACTCAAGAGCGGCAAGATGCCATGTTTAAGCTGGTGGATGAGCAGGTAGACCTGATGATGGTCATCGGTGGCTACAATTCTTCCAACACAACTCATTTACAAGAGATTGCGGTGGCGCGGGGCATTCCGTCTTATCACATTGATTGTGTGGAGCGGATTTTGTCGCGCGATCGCATTGAGCATAAACCTTTACACCAAGAGATTGAGGTGGCGGAGGGTTGGCTGCCGGATGGGCCGTTGGTGATTGGGGTGACTTCGGGGGCTTCTACGCCGGATAAGGTGGTGGAGGATGTGATTGAGCGGATTTTTTCGCTGAAGGCATCTGTTGCGGTTAGTTAA
- a CDS encoding ammonium transporter, with the protein MEGLTQVLKKGLMIGAIALWLLSGPLMGTALAQEVDANPIDTGDTAFVLVSSALVLLMTPGLAFFYGGLVRSRNVLNTMMMSLILMGVVGVTWVLWGYSLAFAPTSITPGAEPAFTANPIIGSLNWLFLNGVGTDPDPVGYATTIPHQLFMAYQMMFAIITPALISGAIVERMSFKAYFWFVTLWSTLIYSPLAHWVWGKGWIGAMGALDFAGGTVVHISSGVSALVAVWVLGPRKTYPVQPAAPHNVPYVLLGIGLLWFGWFGFNAGSALGAGALATVAFVATMVSSAAGGLTWVIIEWLLRGKPTAIGIASGFLAGLVGVTPAAGFVTPIGALLIGSITAVCCFFAVSLRAKLQFDDSLDTFPIHGLGGTIGAILTGFFATKAVNELGDNGLFFGNPVQLWEQIVGVVVTYIFAGVGTFVILKLLSLVMDLRVKPVVEDQGLDVNEHGEEGYGQEFASGLSYNRE; encoded by the coding sequence GTGGAAGGGCTAACACAAGTGTTGAAGAAAGGTTTGATGATCGGAGCGATCGCTCTGTGGCTTCTGAGTGGTCCCTTAATGGGAACGGCTCTAGCCCAGGAAGTGGACGCAAATCCGATTGATACAGGCGACACAGCCTTCGTGCTCGTTTCGTCAGCATTAGTATTATTGATGACTCCAGGCTTAGCCTTCTTCTACGGAGGATTGGTGCGATCGCGCAACGTGCTCAACACCATGATGATGAGCTTGATCCTCATGGGCGTTGTCGGCGTCACCTGGGTATTGTGGGGCTACAGCCTTGCCTTTGCTCCTACCTCCATCACCCCTGGAGCTGAGCCTGCATTTACAGCAAATCCCATCATTGGTAGCCTGAATTGGCTATTTTTGAACGGCGTTGGCACGGACCCCGACCCTGTGGGCTATGCGACAACCATTCCGCACCAACTCTTCATGGCCTACCAGATGATGTTCGCCATCATCACGCCAGCCCTGATTTCAGGCGCGATCGTGGAGCGGATGAGCTTCAAAGCTTACTTCTGGTTCGTGACGCTGTGGTCTACCCTGATCTACTCGCCCCTCGCTCACTGGGTCTGGGGTAAGGGTTGGATTGGTGCGATGGGAGCACTTGACTTCGCTGGTGGCACGGTCGTCCACATCAGCTCTGGTGTCTCTGCGCTTGTCGCGGTTTGGGTGCTCGGTCCTCGGAAAACTTACCCTGTGCAGCCTGCCGCTCCTCACAACGTGCCCTACGTGCTGCTAGGTATTGGTCTACTGTGGTTCGGTTGGTTTGGGTTCAATGCGGGTAGCGCCCTAGGTGCTGGTGCTTTAGCAACGGTCGCTTTTGTGGCAACGATGGTCTCCAGCGCCGCTGGTGGACTGACTTGGGTGATTATCGAATGGCTACTCCGTGGCAAACCGACTGCCATTGGTATCGCTAGTGGTTTCTTGGCAGGTTTAGTCGGTGTAACTCCAGCAGCAGGGTTTGTTACTCCCATCGGTGCACTTTTGATTGGTTCCATTACTGCTGTTTGCTGCTTCTTCGCGGTTAGCCTCCGCGCCAAGCTTCAGTTCGACGACTCCTTAGACACTTTCCCCATCCACGGTTTAGGTGGCACCATTGGAGCAATTCTGACAGGCTTCTTTGCTACTAAAGCCGTTAACGAACTGGGTGACAATGGCTTGTTCTTCGGCAATCCTGTTCAGTTGTGGGAGCAGATTGTGGGAGTGGTCGTCACCTACATCTTTGCGGGAGTCGGTACCTTTGTGATCTTGAAACTCCTCAGCTTGGTCATGGATCTACGGGTTAAGCCTGTAGTGGAAGACCAAGGTTTGGACGTCAATGAACATGGGGAAGAAGGCTACGGCCAAGAATTTGCCTCTGGACTCAGCTACAACAGGGAGTAG
- a CDS encoding ABC transporter permease subunit (The N-terminal region of this protein, as described by TIGR01726, is a three transmembrane segment that identifies a subfamily of ABC transporter permease subunits, which specificities that include histidine, arginine, glutamine, glutamate, L-cystine (sic), the opines (in Agrobacterium) octopine and nopaline, etc.), whose translation MPNFLRSRWLQRFVFGCSCLLLILLGHSTSIAQSQNVLRVGTEPAFPPFEFQAPGGGLQGFDIDLMQAIAQAEGLRVEFQSLPFDGLIPALQARTVDAAISSMTITAERQQTVDFSRPYFKAGLAIAVRANNTNTTDLASLQNQTIGVQIGTTGAETARKIPGATIRTFDSAPLALQALLNGNVSAVINDAPVTLYAIKANNLTGIKVTSQLLTEEFYGVAMPKNSPNLDRINAGLTRILSNGTYDQIYRKWFNAQAPSLATATVPGSTPQSETAPLATSGAVITRALPILLQGALITLQLTALSVLLGLIGGTLMGLARLSASRPLRWFARAYIDFFRGTPLLVQILMIYFGIPALVQGLGFTFTFNRLGAAVLALSLNSTAYLAEIVRAGIQSIEVGQVEAAQSLGLGPGQTLRYVVFPQAFRRMLPPLGNEFITLLKDTSLVSVIGFEELLRRGQLIVADNYRAFEIYAAVALVYLVLNLLSSQAFSFLEARMNPNKRSRQSSSSD comes from the coding sequence ATGCCGAATTTTTTAAGGTCACGTTGGCTGCAACGCTTTGTGTTCGGTTGCAGTTGTTTGCTGCTGATTCTGCTGGGTCACTCAACTTCTATTGCTCAGAGCCAAAATGTTTTGAGAGTTGGCACCGAACCTGCTTTTCCACCGTTTGAGTTTCAAGCACCGGGGGGCGGGCTGCAAGGGTTTGATATTGATTTGATGCAGGCGATCGCGCAAGCGGAAGGGTTGCGGGTGGAGTTCCAGAGTTTACCGTTTGATGGCTTGATTCCTGCCTTGCAAGCCAGAACCGTCGATGCGGCGATTAGTTCGATGACGATCACGGCTGAGCGGCAGCAAACGGTGGATTTCTCGCGGCCATATTTCAAGGCGGGGTTGGCGATCGCAGTTCGGGCCAATAACACCAACACGACTGACCTGGCTAGTTTGCAGAACCAGACGATCGGTGTCCAGATTGGCACTACAGGCGCAGAAACCGCCCGCAAAATTCCTGGTGCCACTATTCGCACGTTTGATTCGGCTCCCTTGGCGTTGCAAGCACTGCTCAACGGCAATGTGAGTGCGGTGATTAATGATGCGCCTGTGACGTTGTATGCGATCAAAGCCAACAACCTCACCGGGATTAAGGTCACGAGCCAATTGCTAACGGAGGAGTTCTACGGCGTTGCCATGCCCAAAAATTCGCCAAACTTAGACAGAATCAACGCTGGCCTGACTCGCATCCTCAGCAATGGCACCTATGACCAGATCTACCGCAAATGGTTTAACGCGCAGGCTCCTTCTCTTGCCACAGCTACGGTGCCTGGTTCAACGCCTCAATCTGAAACCGCTCCCCTCGCTACTTCCGGTGCAGTCATCACGCGAGCCCTACCCATTCTGCTACAAGGCGCTTTAATCACGCTGCAATTGACTGCGCTCTCAGTTTTGCTGGGATTAATCGGTGGCACGCTCATGGGGTTGGCGCGGCTCTCTGCTTCTCGGCCTTTACGCTGGTTCGCGAGAGCCTACATTGACTTTTTTCGCGGTACGCCGTTGTTGGTGCAGATCTTGATGATCTACTTTGGCATTCCAGCTTTGGTTCAGGGGCTAGGTTTTACCTTTACATTTAACCGTTTGGGTGCAGCGGTGTTGGCTCTTAGCCTGAATAGCACAGCGTATCTAGCTGAAATCGTGCGGGCGGGGATTCAATCCATTGAGGTAGGGCAAGTAGAAGCGGCGCAATCCCTCGGTTTAGGGCCAGGACAAACACTGCGTTATGTGGTTTTTCCGCAGGCGTTTCGGCGCATGTTGCCACCTTTAGGCAACGAGTTCATCACTCTGCTAAAAGATACGAGTTTGGTTTCTGTGATTGGGTTTGAGGAACTCCTCCGCCGCGGGCAATTGATTGTGGCCGACAACTACCGCGCCTTTGAAATTTATGCCGCTGTAGCCCTGGTCTACTTAGTGCTAAATCTACTTTCCTCTCAAGCCTTTAGCTTCCTAGAAGCCCGGATGAACCCAAACAAGCGATCGCGACAATCCAGTAGTTCCGACTAA
- a CDS encoding GDSL-type esterase/lipase family protein, whose product MPTRSRKIVPAWALLSLAANSLLLLTVLLLLRGHRLPSLAKASAAATQSQPPRPTASAPPELGARHQLTYEQWLALLQQEANAAAADHPKRLNILAGDSLSLWFPPDLLPAQQNWLNQGISGETSAGLLRRLELFDEAQPETIFVLIGINDLIRGVGDAELLENQRQIIYDLQQVHPQAQIVLQSILPHAGDRATWQGKDRLKAISNDRIRELNQELKEIAEESGVHFLDLHPLFTDAQGNLRSEFTTDGLHLSSQGYLVWRSALQLFRQMELEPVAAQP is encoded by the coding sequence GTGCCTACTCGCTCTCGAAAAATCGTTCCTGCTTGGGCCTTGTTGTCACTCGCAGCGAATAGCCTTCTGCTATTGACTGTGCTGCTGCTGCTTCGAGGCCACCGCTTGCCGTCGCTGGCGAAAGCTAGTGCTGCTGCAACCCAAAGCCAGCCACCGCGTCCCACGGCTTCTGCACCGCCAGAGTTAGGAGCGCGTCATCAACTCACCTATGAGCAATGGCTGGCTCTCTTGCAACAAGAGGCTAATGCGGCAGCAGCAGACCACCCCAAGCGCCTGAATATTCTGGCTGGAGATTCTTTGAGCCTCTGGTTTCCACCCGATTTGTTGCCAGCTCAGCAAAACTGGCTCAACCAAGGTATTTCTGGAGAGACCTCCGCTGGGCTACTCCGCCGTCTAGAGTTATTTGATGAAGCTCAGCCAGAAACTATTTTTGTTCTCATTGGCATTAATGACCTGATTCGAGGGGTTGGCGATGCCGAATTACTCGAAAATCAGCGGCAGATTATTTACGACTTACAACAGGTGCATCCCCAAGCCCAAATTGTCTTGCAGTCTATATTGCCGCACGCAGGCGATCGCGCCACCTGGCAAGGTAAAGACCGTCTGAAGGCGATTTCCAACGATCGCATTCGGGAGCTAAATCAGGAGCTAAAGGAGATCGCTGAGGAGTCAGGGGTGCATTTTCTCGACTTACATCCGCTGTTTACAGATGCCCAAGGCAATTTACGGTCTGAATTCACGACCGATGGTTTGCACTTAAGTTCTCAAGGTTACTTAGTCTGGCGATCGGCCTTGCAACTCTTCCGCCAAATGGAACTAGAACCCGTAGCCGCCCAACCCTAA